From one Humulus lupulus chromosome 8, drHumLupu1.1, whole genome shotgun sequence genomic stretch:
- the LOC133795229 gene encoding cytochrome P450 87A3-like, giving the protein MWDVVDLGLVSLVVIIVSHWFYTWRNPKCKGKLPPGSMGIPIIGETIQYFIPNPPKEPYDLQPFIKNRMARYGTLFRTSLVGRKVIVSTDADINYHILHEEEKSFIQCYTESFVEIAGHDSFLEQHGTIHKYLKNLVLRIVSPENLKQTLLSELDRAISTRMRLWATQDIVDLKIESSNLFFEYFGKKVIGYDESKDSKKLKQNYNAFLDGLLSFPINIPGTAYHACLKGRKEAIKIIKSIYEERETLNNDQAIEGDFLDHVIGEVKKENALLSEKMVIEMIFLLIFGSYESTSTIIALAVKFIFDHPQVLAQLTEEHQKIINDRSNKDSGITWQEFKSMNFTHMVINETIRLANLVPGVFRKALMDVEINGYTIPKDWLVMVVPSALHLNPENYNEPNKFNPWRWKGKKLHVGSKTFMPFGGGIKLCAGADYAKLQVAIILHYLVSNYRWTIVKGGNIIRKPAVVFPDGLHIKISEKNEVNLTDGLDGLAGGTVALAFVGMSIAVLPICPVTSVNIGLRKLLKATIDDLKKAYRKLAMKWHPDKNPNNKKDAETKFKQISEAYEVLSDPQKRAIYDQYAEEGLKGQVPPPDAVGGFPGGGATFFQTGDEEVTGFSFTVCPVVVSTELAFDTSAVTVVPSEGCTVGSVISL; this is encoded by the exons ATGTGGGATGTGGTTGATCTTGGCCTGGTATCATTGGTTGTCATAATTGTGAGCCACTGGTTCTATACATGGCGAAACCCCAAATGCAAAGGCAAGCTTCCACCTGGCTCAATGGGTATCCCCATCATTGGAGAGACCATCCAGTACTTTATACCCAATCCTCCAAAAGAACCCTATGACCTCCAACCATTTATCAAAAACAGAATGGCAAG atatggaaCGTTGTTTCGTACTAGCTTAGTTGGACGGAAGGTGATAGTATCGACTGATGCTGATATCAATTACCATATCCTCCATGAAGAAGAGAAATCTTTTATTCAATGTTACACAGAGAGTTTTGTGGAGATTGCTGGGCATGATTCTTTTCTGGAGCAACATGGAACCATTCACAAGTACCTTAAGAATTTAGTTCTGCGCATCGTTAGCCCTGAAAACTTGAAGCAAACTCTGTTATCGGAATTGGATCGAGCTATTTCCACTCGTATGCGTTTATGGGCTACTCAAGACATTGTAGATTTGAAAATAGAATCTTCAAat CTGTTTTTCGAATACTTTGGAAAGAAGGTCATCGGTTATGATGAATCGAAAGATTCAAAGAAACTCAAACAGAACTACAATGCGTTTCTGGATGGACTTCTATCATTCCCAATAAACATCCCAGGAACTGCTTATCATGCATGTTTAAAG GGTCGCAAGGAagcaataaaaataatcaaaagtATATACGAAGAGAGAGAAACATTAAACAATGACCAAGCTATTGAAGGTGATTTTTTGGATCATGTAATTGGAGAAGTAAAGAAAGAAAATGCACTTTTGAGTGAGAAAATGGTAATAGAGATGATCTTCCTGCTTATCTTTGGTTCTTACGAGTCTACGTCAACAATAATTGCCTTAGCAGTGAAATTTATTTTTGATCATCCTCAAGTGCTAGCTCAACTAACG GAGGAGCATCAGAAGATTATTAACGATCGTTCCAACAAGGATTCTGGGATTACATGGCAAGAATTCAAATCCATGAATTTTACACATATG GTTATAAATGAAACAATTAGGCTTGCAAATCTTGTCCCAGGAGTCTTTAGAAAAGCTCTAATGGATGTTGAAATTAACG GATATACAATTCCCAAAGATTGGTTAGTTATGGTGGTTCCATCAGCTCTTCATTTGAATCCTGAAAATTACAATGAGCCAAACAAATTTAATCCATGGCGGTGGAAG GGAAAGAAATTACATGTAGGGTCCAAGACATTCATGCCCTTTGGCGGTGGTATAAAACTGTGCGCGGGAGCTGACTATGCAAAGCTTCAAGTGGCCATCATTCTTCATTATTTAGTCTCAAATTATAG GTGGACAATAGTTAAAGGAGGAAATATCATTAGGAAACCGGCTGTGGTATTTCCTGATGGATTACACATCAAAATCTCAGAGAAGAACGA AGTTAATTTAACAGATGGTCTTGACGGGCTGGCTGGGGGGACTGTTGCCTTGGCATTTGTTGGAATGTCAATTGCAGTGCTTCCAATATGTCCTG TTACAAGTGTAAATATTGGTTTAAGAAAATTATTGAAGGCCACGATTGATGATCTCAAGAAAGCTTATAGAAAGCTCGCCATGAAATGGCATCCTGATAAGAATCCCAACAACAAGAAAGATGCAGAGACCAAGTTCAAACAGATCTCAGAGGCGTATGAG GTTTTAAGTGATCCTCAAAAGAGAGCCATATACGATCAATATGCTGAAGAAGGTCTCAAAGGACAAGTGCCACCCCCTGATGCAGTAGGGGGATTCCCTGGTGGTGGTGCTACTTTCTTTCAAACTGGGGATG AGGAAGTAACTGGATTTTCTTTTACTGTTTGCCCAGTTGTTGTTTCGACAGAATTGGCATTTGATACGTCAGCAGTGACTGTTGTCCCCTCTGAAGGTTGTACTGTCGGATCCgtcatttctttatga